The window GACGAACGCGGCTAACGTCCCTAGTGCGACTGCTGCAATCGCCGTGTAGCAGGCGATTTCCAGCGAGCGCACCACCGAACCCATCAGCTGCGAGTTGTCGAGCAGGCCGGCGTACCACTTGAACGACCAGCCACCCCACACCGTTACCAGCTTCGAGGCGTTGAACGAGTAGATCACCAGAATCAGCATCGGCAGGTAGATGAACGACAGGCCGAAAATCAGCATGAACTTTGAAAATCCGAAGCGTTTCATCCCCGTGCCTCCATCTCTTTGGCCTGGCTGCGGTTGAACAGCAGAATCGGCACAATCAGGATCAACAGCATCACCACCGCCAGGGCGGATGCCACCGGCCAGTCGCGGTTATTGAAGAACTCTTGCCACAGCACGCGACCGATCATCAGGGTCTCCGGGCCGCCCAGCAATTCCGGAATCACGAACTCACCCACCACCGGAATGAACACCAGCATGCAGCCGGCGATGATGCCGTTCTTGGCCAGCGGCACGGTGATTTTCCAGAAGCTGTTGAAGGTGCTCGAACCCAGGTCCGACGCGGCTTCCAGCAGGCTCTGATCGTGCTTAACAAGGTTGGCGTAGAGCGGCAGGATCATGAACGGCAGATAGGCATACACCACACCGATATACACGGCCGTGTTGGTGTTGAGGATCTCGATCGGGTGCGAAGTCAGGCCGGTCCACATCAGGAAACCGTTGAGCAAACCGTTGTTGCTGAGGATGCCCATCCACGCATAAACGCGAATCAGGATCGCGGTCCAGGTCGGCATCATGATCAGCAGCATCAGGACGTTTTGCGCTTCCTTGCTCGCCTTGGTAATGGCGTAGGCCATCGGGAAACCGACCACCAGGCATGCCAGCGTGCTGAACAACGCAACCTTCAACGAACCAAGATAAGCCGAGAGATACAGCTCATCTTCGCCCAACAACGTGTAGTTGCCGATGTTGAGCAGCAGATTGAATTTCTGCTCGGCGAAAGTGTAAATCTCCGAGTAGGGCGGAATGGCCAGCGCGGCTTCCGAAAAGCTGATCTTCATCACCAGGAAGAACGGCAGCATGAAGAACAGGCACAGCCATATGAACGGAATGCCGATGACCAGGTTTCGCCCACTGGGCACCAGGCGCAGGAATTGCTGATTGAAGGTTCTCATGCGCGCAGTACCACGCCGCTGTCATCTTCCCACCACACGTAGACCTGATCGTCCCAGGTCGGACGCGCGCCACGACGTTCGGCGTTGGCCATGAACGACTGCACGACTTTGCCGCCAGGCAGTTCGACATAGAACACCGAATGGCCGCCGAGGTAAGCGATGTCATGCACCTTGCCGCTGGACCAGTTGTAGCGGGCATCCGGCTTGGTGGTGCTGACCAGCAGTTTTTCCGGGCGGATCGCGTAGGTGATCGACTTGTCCTGCACCGAAGTGCTGACACCGTGACCGACGTAGATCTTCTGTTCCAGGTCCGGGCTGTGGATGATCGCGTGACCTTCCAAGTCTTCCACCACGGTGCCGTCGAAGGCGTTCACGTTGCCGATGAATTCGCAGACCATGCGGCTGACCGGTGCTTCATAGATGTCGACCGGGCTGCCGATCTGGGCGATCCAGCCCAGGTGCATGATCGCGATGCGCTCCGCCATGGTCATGGCCTCTTCCTGGTCGTGGGTCACCATGACGCAGGTTACGCCGACGCGCTCGATGATCTCGACCAGCTCCAGTTGCATTTGCGAGCGCAGTTTTTTATCCAGCGCACCCATCGGTTCATCGAGCAACAGCAGCTTCGGCCGCTTGGCCAGGGAGCGGGCCAACGCCACACGCTGACGCTGACCACCGGACAACTGGTGGGGTTTGCGCTTGGCGTATTGGGTCATGTGCACAAGACGCAGCATCTCTTCGACGCGGGCGTCGATTTCGCTGTTGGACAAACGATCCTGCTTGAGGCCGAAGGCGATGTTCTGTGCCACGGTCATGTGCGGGAACAAGGCGTACGACTGGAACATCATGTTGATCGGACGTTCGTACGGCGGCATGTCGGTGATGTCGACACCGTCGAGCAGGATCCGGCCTTCGGTCGGGCGTTCGAAGCCGGCGAGCATGCGCAGCAGCGTCGATTTACCGGAACCGGAACCACCGAGCAGGGCAAAGATTTCGCCCTGATGGATTTCCAGGGACACATCGTCCACAGCGGTGGTTTCGTCGAATTTCTTGGTGACG of the Pseudomonas sp. MAG733B genome contains:
- a CDS encoding ABC transporter permease subunit, with product MPSGRNLVIGIPFIWLCLFFMLPFFLVMKISFSEAALAIPPYSEIYTFAEQKFNLLLNIGNYTLLGEDELYLSAYLGSLKVALFSTLACLVVGFPMAYAITKASKEAQNVLMLLIMMPTWTAILIRVYAWMGILSNNGLLNGFLMWTGLTSHPIEILNTNTAVYIGVVYAYLPFMILPLYANLVKHDQSLLEAASDLGSSTFNSFWKITVPLAKNGIIAGCMLVFIPVVGEFVIPELLGGPETLMIGRVLWQEFFNNRDWPVASALAVVMLLILIVPILLFNRSQAKEMEARG
- the potA gene encoding polyamine ABC transporter ATP-binding protein produces the protein MANASSIYRKALEGHQAPKKVLVKVDRVTKKFDETTAVDDVSLEIHQGEIFALLGGSGSGKSTLLRMLAGFERPTEGRILLDGVDITDMPPYERPINMMFQSYALFPHMTVAQNIAFGLKQDRLSNSEIDARVEEMLRLVHMTQYAKRKPHQLSGGQRQRVALARSLAKRPKLLLLDEPMGALDKKLRSQMQLELVEIIERVGVTCVMVTHDQEEAMTMAERIAIMHLGWIAQIGSPVDIYEAPVSRMVCEFIGNVNAFDGTVVEDLEGHAIIHSPDLEQKIYVGHGVSTSVQDKSITYAIRPEKLLVSTTKPDARYNWSSGKVHDIAYLGGHSVFYVELPGGKVVQSFMANAERRGARPTWDDQVYVWWEDDSGVVLRA